A genomic window from Lotus japonicus ecotype B-129 chromosome 1, LjGifu_v1.2 includes:
- the LOC130732379 gene encoding protein LAZY 1-like, which translates to MKLLGWMHRKFRQNSNEPFKDLVIGNACNCLSGQPSLDDEENYLKPSHGIKPFKQTQKSQSLRKSFSGVEATGVVDHEDYEGEEPSAAMSDLFPGFFSIGTLGSEQVVTSYPSTPTFAISVESITEKEDEVTENDLKLINDELEKVLGAETKDDVVSNDSSSRNSHVSTGRSSHVSTGRSSHVSIITLSGKPIDGAAAESNGNNNNGTAICPLQEYLFGTAIELSETTTTVAKKEHRTSLGELFQRSKLAEENYGAKIEKEERRAEREGDKSAMNLMKEKLKRRMLHACSRNSTSTSGGPFDSASADTKLNKILHMFRKKVHPESSTAAHKSTKHRKNENKKKIINDGGHTKGDLGHPDEDSSAIREHWIKTDADYLVLEL; encoded by the exons ATGAAG TTACTTGGTTGGATGCATAGAAAGTTTCGCCAGAATAGCAATGAACCTTTCAAAGACTTGGTCATTG GGAATGCTTGCAATTGTCTTTCAGGGCAGCCATCACTtgatgatgaagaaaactaCCTCAAACCAAGCCATGGGATCAAACCCTTCAAACAAACCCAGAAAAGCCAAAGTCTTAGGAAATCTTTTTCTGGTGTGGAAGCAACAGGAGTAGTAGATCATGAAGACTATGAGGGAGAAGAACCTTCAGCTGCTATGAGTGATCTCTTCCCTGGCTTCTTTTCAATTGGAACTCTTGGTTCAGAACAAGTAGTTACTTCTTACCCATCAACACCAACATTTGCAATCTCTGTTGAGAGCATAActgagaaagaagatgaagtcaCTGAGAATGATCTTAAACTCATCAATGATGAGCTAGAGAAAGTGCTAGGAGCTGAAACCAAGGATGATGTTGTCAGCAATGATTCATCTAGCAGAAATAGCCATGTCAGCACTGGGAGAAGCAGCCATGTCAGCACTGGGAGAAGCAGCCATGTTAGCATAATAACACTCAGTGGAAAGCCAATAGATGGTGCTGCTGCAGAATCAAATGGGAATAATAATAATGGAACTGCAATTTGTCCACTCCAGGAATATCTCTTTGGAACAGCTATTGAATTATCTGAAACAACAACTACAGTGGCAAAGAAAGAACACAGGACTTCACTTGGGGAGCTGTTTCAGAGAAGCAAATTAGCTGAGGAGAATTATGGTGCTAAAATTGAAAAGGAGGAAAGAAGAGCTGAGAGGGAAGGAGATAAATCTGCTATGAACTTGATGAAAGAGAAGCTGAAAAGAAGAATGTTGCATGCTTGTTCTAGGAATTCTACATCAACAAGTGGTGGCCCTTTTGATTCTGCTTCAGCAGATACAAAACTGAATAAG ATTCTTCATATGTTCCGCAAGAAAGTTCACCCTGAAAGCTCAACAGCTGCACACAAGTCAACTAAGCACAGAAAGaatgagaacaagaagaagataaTCAACGATGGAGGCCACACCAAAGGTGACCTGGGGCATCCAGATGAAGACTCATCTGCTATCAGGGAGCATTGGATCAAAACAGATGCAGATT ACTTAGTTCTAGAGCTCTGA